The following is a genomic window from Amycolatopsis sp. BJA-103.
TGTGACGACGGCCTCGACGAGGCCGTCAGCCAGGTGGACGAGGAGCACTAGTGGCTGGTCGTACTGGTTGGACGCATGCTGGATCGATGTGAGGTCCTGACTGCTGGCCCCGAAGTTCGCGGGATGGCTGTGCCAGTCCCCGACGTATCCGAGCCACGGATGTCCCTGGTCGCCGAGAGCCTCTTGGAGCGCAACCTGCGCGGTGTCGTAGTCGCGGACCCAGGACCCCTGAGAGGCATCAGGGTCTGGTACTTCGACGGCGTGGTACACCATGACTCGCTCGTCTAACCACCATCCGAGCAAGACCCCGCCGGTCTCGCGAGGGTGAGCGGCCTCGGCGGCTGCGGCGATCATCGACGTCACCTCTGCGGCCACCTGTAGTACTTGGTCCAAGTCATTCATGACGCGGCTCGTCGCGGGTGGTCGGAGGTGATCCAGCCGATGACGTCGAAGGGCGGTTGATCTTGGGGCTTGCGCACGTCTGCGACAGTCGCGGGGAGTTTGCGCTCGGCGGTGACTTCGTCGATCACAACGCGGAGAGCTAGCTCGGCGGCCGCCACGACGGCCCCCGGGGGTGTGGGCGAGATCGGGGCACCGCAGCCTCGTTCACGCAGCTGGCTGGCGTGCTCCAGCGCGGGCAGTGGCGGCAGGTAGCTCTCGCCGGGGCGCAGGGGCATTCGGTCGACCCGCAGAACATGGCCATCACGCTGTACGCACACAGACACGACCGTGTGGTCCGGCCCGACGCCGAGCCGGTTGACCGCGGTTGCGAGCAAGCTGCTAGTTCGGCCGCTGCCAGTCGCGTCCAGAACGATCCGGTTTTCGAGCACTAGATCAGTTGCCTCGTCCAGCGTCGACAGCCGGCTGTGCGTGACGGTCACGGCGTCGACCTGGGGGTCGATCGCGGAAAGGCAGTCGAGCACCGCATGAGGCTTTGGCCAGCCGATGTGCCGGAGGTCAGCGAAGTGCCGGACGACGTTGCCCGGCCGCAGGCGCTCGGGATCGACGAGGGTCAGGATGCGGGCCCCGGACCGGAACAGCAGCTCGGCGGTGAATGACCCAATTGCCCCACAGCCGACGATCGCGATGGGGATGTCGGTCAAGGCCGTGCGTGCTGAACCGGCGCGCGTGGTGCGCGTCGATCTGCTCGTGTCCGCGCTCTCGCAAGCGCTGATCCGAATACCGGCACCGTTGGGGCGAACCCTCAGCGCAAGCGCGGCGTCTGCTTCTCCTCGGGTGTAGCGGAGCAGGATGACGGTGATCACGCGGATCTTGATCAGCCGGCTGACTTCCGCGGCGTGAGTGCCTAACGATGCGGCGAGGTCGTCCCAGCTCCGTATCGGCTGAACGACGGATCCGATATCGGCCACCCAGGCGAGTCGGCGGTCCTTGCGGTTTCGTCGCCGCCCGTTGACGATGTTGCCGGTTCGCCGGGCCCTATCGGCGATATAGATGATCTCGGGGCCCCCTTCGGTCTGCGCGGCCTGATTCGGGAGCAGCCTCGTCGCGTTGTAGATCACCATCCGAGGACCATCGTCCTCCTGGTCCAGATAGCGTTCAAGGTCACATGAGTCGTCGTCGGGCCAGCCGGCCGCGGTCTTCTGTAGCCAGTCGGCGATCCGGTCCAGAAGCTTTCGCGGGTCCAACCATGGCGCGTCGTCGACTGACCAGTCGTCCTCCCAGAGACAAAGTGTGTTGTCCGCGTTGATGTGGAAGGTGATCTCGAGCGGCCCGCCGGAGTCCAAGAGTCGCACCATCGGTGGTGCGAAGGGAAAAGTCGCCCCGGGCATGATCTCCACTTGCGCCGTGAATACCGTCGGCGGCTGGTCGGGCCTGGCTGGCTCGACCCACTGCACCGGACCGCGGAGCCGTTCGCCGTCATCGGTGAAGCCGAGTGTGGGGAGCTCTTCTCGCCACCGGTCGAGGTCAGCAGAGAACATGTTCATGCGTACCGATCGCGACCGGCTGGCACCGCCGGGGCACCTTTAACCAGAGCGCCCGTCGGCTTCTCTGTTCCGTCGGCGTTGCACGCCTCGGGAAGGGCGAAGACGAACTCGGGTTCATCGGTCTGCTGCGTCTTGCCGAGCAGCTCTTGCCACTTCAAGGCACTCGCGCAGATGTCCTCCTCTTTGAGCGCATCTTCCGCGAGCTGGGCGGCCTCGGTGATCCGTTCGGCGGCGGCCTCGATCTGTTCCTGCGTGGCCTTGGTCGTGATAGTGCGCTCGTCGAGCGTCGGGTCGTCGGGGCCGTCGGTCACGTAGTCCGGCAGCCGGTCCGCGATCTCTCGCAGGATGATGCAGAGGTACCCGGCGACGGTGTTTTTGTGCGGCTCGAGATCCTGGAAGGCGTGGTAGGTGAGGACCTCGAAGTAGTATCCGCCCGGCTGTTCGTCGACCCAGGTGCGCCGGATTTGGCGGATCAGCTTGACCAAAGGCACGTAGACGCCGGACCCGGACAGGAGAAAGTCGTCATTGGCTTCGGTCGTGAGCTCGCTCATCTTGACCGGGTTGGTCTCGATCCAGTTAGCGCGCCCGTCTTCTTCGACCTTCTCCGGGATCTGCCAGTGCTCCGTGGGATGGTCGACGCACGGGCGGGCGATGACGACGTCGACCGACAGGTCGAAGTCCGGAAACTCGATCATGACTGAGCGGTGCTGCCGTGCCACTTGGTCGGGGAAAGCATCCTCGAGAACATCGTTCACGTGGTCGAGGATTTCGCCTGGCCGCAACGAGTCGGTCGCTTCCTCCAGACGCACGAACATGTCGACGTCTTTGACCCGTTTGATCGACACCTGTCGGCCGTAGGAACCGATGAGGAAGGTAGAGATTCCCAGCTTTTTCAGCCTGCCATCGGCCTTCAAGACCGCGGTCACCAGCTTGTGAGCTTCGGCGGCGTTGTCCGCGTCAACTTTTGGCTCGATACGGGTTAGTGCCGCTTTGAACTGCGTGGCTAGGGTCGCCATCGGTGCTTCTCCTTCCGAGATTTGGGCGAGAGCCCGGTGCAGGCGGGGTCAGGTCTCCTCGGTGAAGACCGGGCTAGGGGCGAGGTCGGCGGCGAGAGTGAGCAGGTCCTCGTCGGTGACTGGGCGGTCGGGAAAGGCGTCGAGGACGGCAGCGGGAACGAGCCGCTGGGTGAGATCGGAGCCAGTGAACCCATGCCGTCCGCCGGACGGACCGGTAAGTTCGACCAGCTTGGAGATCGTCTCCGACCGGATGCTGAGCCCATTGAGGGCAGCGGTGAGGATCGCGTGGCGCTGCTGGT
Proteins encoded in this region:
- a CDS encoding Mov34/MPN/PAD-1 family protein; the encoded protein is MNDLDQVLQVAAEVTSMIAAAAEAAHPRETGGVLLGWWLDERVMVYHAVEVPDPDASQGSWVRDYDTAQVALQEALGDQGHPWLGYVGDWHSHPANFGASSQDLTSIQHASNQYDQPLVLLVHLADGLVEAVVTASANHPLIRGLIPDSPERETT
- a CDS encoding ThiF family adenylyltransferase, with translation MNMFSADLDRWREELPTLGFTDDGERLRGPVQWVEPARPDQPPTVFTAQVEIMPGATFPFAPPMVRLLDSGGPLEITFHINADNTLCLWEDDWSVDDAPWLDPRKLLDRIADWLQKTAAGWPDDDSCDLERYLDQEDDGPRMVIYNATRLLPNQAAQTEGGPEIIYIADRARRTGNIVNGRRRNRKDRRLAWVADIGSVVQPIRSWDDLAASLGTHAAEVSRLIKIRVITVILLRYTRGEADAALALRVRPNGAGIRISACESADTSRSTRTTRAGSARTALTDIPIAIVGCGAIGSFTAELLFRSGARILTLVDPERLRPGNVVRHFADLRHIGWPKPHAVLDCLSAIDPQVDAVTVTHSRLSTLDEATDLVLENRIVLDATGSGRTSSLLATAVNRLGVGPDHTVVSVCVQRDGHVLRVDRMPLRPGESYLPPLPALEHASQLRERGCGAPISPTPPGAVVAAAELALRVVIDEVTAERKLPATVADVRKPQDQPPFDVIGWITSDHPRRAAS
- a CDS encoding nucleotidyltransferase domain-containing protein codes for the protein MATLATQFKAALTRIEPKVDADNAAEAHKLVTAVLKADGRLKKLGISTFLIGSYGRQVSIKRVKDVDMFVRLEEATDSLRPGEILDHVNDVLEDAFPDQVARQHRSVMIEFPDFDLSVDVVIARPCVDHPTEHWQIPEKVEEDGRANWIETNPVKMSELTTEANDDFLLSGSGVYVPLVKLIRQIRRTWVDEQPGGYYFEVLTYHAFQDLEPHKNTVAGYLCIILREIADRLPDYVTDGPDDPTLDERTITTKATQEQIEAAAERITEAAQLAEDALKEEDICASALKWQELLGKTQQTDEPEFVFALPEACNADGTEKPTGALVKGAPAVPAGRDRYA